A window of Halomonas sp. H10-9-1 contains these coding sequences:
- a CDS encoding LysR substrate-binding domain-containing protein, with the protein MAVLGEWVPPQLADVLALQRAEEPETHAVLAGWTDPGRGAELPDDGFDFALSAVSRQWPGWVCEPLWHDTLAVAVAKRSHLLAYREVPCGEVLKQPLICSQSTADEPWRMTVQRVFENALQEREQTVETFDLAMTLVAAGYGIAIAPAARLASYLRRGIAVRPLAGAPTIVMAYLLRRDASLSDTQARFARRARLVS; encoded by the coding sequence ATGGCCGTCCTCGGCGAATGGGTGCCTCCCCAGCTCGCCGACGTGCTCGCCCTGCAGCGTGCCGAAGAGCCGGAGACTCATGCCGTCCTGGCCGGCTGGACAGATCCCGGTCGAGGCGCGGAGCTGCCGGACGACGGCTTCGACTTCGCCTTGTCTGCGGTTTCCCGGCAGTGGCCTGGCTGGGTATGCGAACCGCTGTGGCATGACACGCTGGCGGTCGCCGTGGCCAAGCGCTCCCACCTGCTGGCCTACCGTGAAGTGCCGTGCGGTGAAGTGCTCAAGCAGCCCTTGATCTGCTCGCAGTCCACGGCCGATGAACCATGGCGCATGACCGTGCAGCGTGTGTTCGAAAACGCGCTGCAAGAGCGAGAGCAAACGGTGGAGACATTCGATCTGGCGATGACGCTGGTTGCCGCCGGGTACGGGATCGCCATTGCACCTGCCGCGAGACTGGCGAGCTACTTACGCCGAGGCATCGCCGTGCGGCCGCTGGCCGGCGCACCAACGATCGTGATGGCTTACCTGCTCCGCCGCGACGCTTCCTTGTCGGACACCCAGGCCAGATTCGCCCGCCGCGCGCGCTTGGTGTCCTGA
- the istB gene encoding IS21-like element helper ATPase IstB: protein MPDAQTLPLLLRQLRLPTMAACWPQLETRARAENWSLPQTLAALCEHELAERERRRLARHLKEARLPVGKTLESFEFDAIAAEQRRQLSALAGDTQWVDQAHNLLLFGPSGVGKSHVAAGLGHTLVDQGYRVRYATASSLVQELQAAKQALRLSDALIKLDKYAVLVIDDIGYVQRSEAETSVLFELIAHRYESASLIITANQPFSAWDSIFPDSMMAVAAIDRLVHHATLMELSGESYRKRAYQRQLQGGKAGSSD, encoded by the coding sequence ATGCCTGATGCCCAGACGCTGCCGCTGCTACTGCGACAGCTCCGCCTGCCCACCATGGCCGCCTGCTGGCCCCAGCTGGAAACCCGCGCCCGAGCCGAAAACTGGAGCCTGCCACAAACACTGGCCGCCCTATGCGAGCACGAGCTGGCCGAGCGTGAGCGACGCCGGCTGGCCCGGCACCTCAAGGAGGCCCGGCTGCCGGTGGGCAAGACGCTGGAGTCCTTCGAGTTCGACGCCATCGCGGCCGAGCAGCGCCGGCAACTGAGCGCCTTGGCCGGCGACACGCAGTGGGTCGACCAGGCTCACAACCTGCTGCTGTTTGGGCCCTCCGGCGTCGGCAAGAGCCACGTGGCGGCCGGGCTCGGGCATACGCTGGTCGACCAGGGTTACCGGGTGCGCTACGCCACCGCCTCAAGCCTGGTCCAGGAGCTCCAGGCTGCCAAGCAGGCACTGCGCCTGAGCGACGCCCTGATCAAGCTCGACAAGTACGCCGTGCTGGTGATCGACGATATCGGCTACGTCCAACGCAGCGAGGCCGAGACGTCAGTGCTGTTCGAGCTGATCGCCCATCGCTACGAGTCGGCCAGCCTGATCATCACCGCCAACCAGCCGTTCAGCGCCTGGGACAGTATCTTCCCCGACAGCATGATGGCAGTGGCTGCCATCGACCGGTTGGTGCACCACGCCACGCTGATGGAGCTGAGCGGGGAGAGCTACCGTAAGCGTGCTTATCAACGACAATTACAAGGAGGAAAAGCTGGGTCGTCGGACTGA
- the istA gene encoding IS21 family transposase, producing the protein MSQRQQGQTQEVAAAKAGLSVRTARRLERRAESSEPQASRHWRTRPDPFADVWETTLVPQLAAAPGLQALTLLEWLQEQHPGQYPDSLLRTLQRRVKGWRAAHGPEKEVMFPQTHGPGLRGLSDFTELKGIVITVAGELLDHRLYHFRLAYSGWCYVRVVLGGESYPALAEGLTRALERLGGVPAEHRTDSLSAAFRNLGREAEADLTERYAALCAHYGMTATRNNPGRGHENASIESPHGHFKRRLQQRLTLRGSQDFASLDDYQAFLDEVTTAINRRNAARITVERGALQPLPSRPGTDYSEVTVRVTTSSTIQVRKVLYSVPSRLIGENLRVHLYDDRLVLHHAQQALLTLRRLHATPESGRLRVIDYRHVIGWLVRKPRALAGLTFRDDLLPSAEWRELYARLTAALPVAEACKRIVGALALAAEQDQAEAIASYWLGALARGKSPTLAELQARFAATPSATLVFPQVTQHDIASYNHLVPSVPTTEVGCHA; encoded by the coding sequence ATGTCGCAACGTCAACAAGGCCAGACCCAGGAGGTAGCCGCCGCCAAGGCCGGCCTCTCCGTTAGAACCGCTCGCCGCCTCGAACGCCGGGCCGAGTCCTCCGAGCCGCAGGCATCACGACACTGGCGAACCCGGCCCGACCCCTTCGCCGATGTGTGGGAGACCACGCTCGTCCCCCAGCTGGCCGCCGCCCCGGGCTTGCAGGCACTGACCCTGCTGGAGTGGTTGCAGGAGCAGCACCCCGGCCAGTACCCGGACAGCCTGCTGCGAACCCTGCAGCGCCGGGTCAAGGGCTGGCGAGCCGCGCACGGCCCGGAGAAAGAGGTAATGTTCCCGCAAACCCATGGCCCCGGGCTGCGCGGCCTCTCCGACTTCACCGAGCTCAAGGGGATTGTCATTACCGTGGCAGGGGAGCTGCTTGATCACCGGCTCTACCACTTCCGCCTGGCCTACAGCGGCTGGTGTTATGTCCGGGTGGTGCTCGGTGGCGAGAGCTACCCGGCGCTGGCTGAAGGCCTGACCCGTGCGCTGGAGCGGCTTGGCGGTGTCCCCGCGGAGCACCGCACCGACAGCTTGTCGGCGGCCTTCCGCAACCTCGGCCGGGAGGCGGAAGCCGACCTCACCGAGCGTTATGCTGCCCTGTGCGCTCACTACGGCATGACGGCCACCCGTAATAACCCAGGGCGCGGCCATGAAAACGCCAGCATCGAGTCGCCACATGGCCACTTCAAGCGGCGCCTGCAACAGCGCCTGACGCTGCGCGGCTCCCAGGACTTCGCTAGCCTCGATGACTACCAGGCCTTCCTCGATGAGGTGACCACCGCGATCAACCGCCGCAACGCGGCCCGGATCACCGTCGAGCGTGGCGCGCTGCAGCCACTGCCCAGCCGGCCCGGTACCGACTACAGCGAGGTGACGGTGCGCGTCACTACCTCCAGCACCATCCAGGTGCGCAAGGTGCTCTACTCGGTGCCGTCCCGGCTGATCGGCGAGAACCTGCGGGTGCACCTTTACGATGATCGCTTGGTGCTGCATCACGCACAGCAAGCATTGCTGACGCTGAGGCGGCTGCATGCCACGCCGGAAAGCGGCCGGTTGCGGGTCATCGATTACCGCCATGTGATCGGCTGGCTGGTCCGCAAGCCCCGGGCGCTGGCGGGGCTGACGTTCCGCGACGACCTGTTGCCGAGTGCGGAGTGGCGCGAGCTGTACGCCCGGCTGACCGCCGCCTTGCCGGTCGCCGAGGCCTGCAAGCGCATCGTTGGCGCTCTGGCGTTGGCCGCCGAGCAGGACCAGGCCGAGGCGATCGCCAGTTACTGGCTGGGCGCCCTGGCGCGCGGGAAGAGCCCGACGCTGGCCGAGCTCCAGGCCCGCTTCGCCGCCACGCCGAGCGCCACGCTGGTTTTCCCCCAGGTGACTCAGCATGACATCGCCAGCTACAACCATCTGGTGCCCAGCGTGCCGACCACAGAGGTGGGCTGCCATGCCTGA
- a CDS encoding helix-turn-helix transcriptional regulator, translating to MPKRSIQRGRPTGTTTYEAEPAIAFGAAVREERTNQGIAQETLAHMAGIERSHMGKIERGEHVPTLPLILKIARALKCSSAHLMTLTEAKLAESAPSAD from the coding sequence ATGCCAAAGCGTTCGATCCAAAGGGGCCGCCCCACCGGCACCACTACCTACGAAGCGGAACCAGCCATCGCGTTTGGGGCTGCCGTGCGGGAAGAAAGAACCAACCAGGGCATCGCTCAGGAAACGCTGGCCCACATGGCCGGCATCGAACGGTCGCACATGGGCAAGATCGAGCGCGGCGAGCACGTCCCCACGCTCCCTCTCATCCTCAAGATCGCCCGTGCGCTGAAATGCAGTTCCGCCCACTTGATGACTCTGACCGAAGCCAAGCTGGCGGAGTCGGCCCCATCCGCAGATTGA
- a CDS encoding conjugal transfer protein TraG N-terminal domain-containing protein, giving the protein MTLYTTDYLEYYLTLVAWVVNNGIWSILVASGVFALPFVAIVIQEWLKARSEGADEGNKGVLSTMRIENRVWVAIVVIMFAGIPFIPVDLATIRFDTTRSAQCQVNVPLPNDTGWSNVYTALNDQSALVPVWWFFMHALSKAVTGSAVAAIPCGTDLRQIRMDVDATRIDDPVLAQEVADFTHDCYGPSRAKLFMNRPTLSDEQMNDVTWIGSSYFLDTPGFYDTYRAKTPRTAWPYDATRDAGLAQVDSGGGYPSCRQWWADGGQGLRSRLLAQVDPDLLTRIGRWVGFLSQSEVNDSVIRAVVAPRQQKMNQGAVYTDYGGQIDKTLPNIVTRGASDLGLTVGSLGFFPAMDVVRQALPMVLTMLKMALVICIPLVLLIGTYDLKTVVTVSCVQFALFFVDFWFQLARWIDSTILDALYGWGFGADRPHTNFDPLIGLNNAFGDMLLNFVMAMMFIVLPTFWVMALAWAGVRTGNIVQGLSTATSDAKGAGGRGAGMAMSAVSKK; this is encoded by the coding sequence ATGACGCTCTACACCACGGACTACTTGGAGTATTACCTGACCCTGGTGGCTTGGGTGGTCAACAACGGCATCTGGAGCATCCTCGTGGCCAGCGGCGTGTTCGCGCTGCCGTTCGTGGCCATCGTGATCCAGGAATGGCTCAAGGCCCGCAGCGAAGGTGCGGACGAGGGCAACAAGGGTGTGCTGTCGACGATGCGCATCGAGAACCGGGTGTGGGTGGCGATCGTGGTCATCATGTTCGCGGGCATCCCGTTCATCCCGGTGGATCTCGCCACGATCAGGTTCGACACCACGCGCTCCGCGCAATGCCAGGTCAACGTCCCGCTGCCCAACGACACGGGCTGGTCCAACGTCTACACGGCGCTCAACGACCAGAGCGCGCTGGTGCCGGTGTGGTGGTTCTTCATGCACGCGCTGTCGAAAGCCGTGACGGGCTCCGCGGTGGCGGCGATTCCCTGCGGCACGGACCTGCGTCAGATTCGCATGGATGTGGATGCCACGCGCATCGACGATCCGGTGCTGGCACAGGAGGTCGCCGACTTCACGCACGACTGCTACGGGCCGTCGCGCGCCAAGCTGTTCATGAACCGGCCGACGCTCTCCGACGAGCAGATGAACGACGTCACCTGGATCGGGTCGAGTTACTTCCTCGACACGCCCGGCTTCTATGACACCTATCGCGCCAAGACCCCACGCACGGCCTGGCCCTACGACGCGACCCGCGATGCGGGTCTGGCACAGGTGGACAGCGGCGGCGGCTATCCATCCTGCCGGCAGTGGTGGGCCGATGGCGGCCAGGGACTGCGCAGCCGGCTGCTGGCACAGGTCGACCCGGACCTGCTGACTCGCATCGGGCGCTGGGTGGGCTTCCTGTCGCAGAGCGAGGTCAATGACTCGGTGATCCGCGCCGTGGTCGCGCCGAGGCAGCAGAAGATGAACCAGGGCGCCGTCTACACCGACTACGGCGGCCAGATCGACAAGACGCTGCCGAACATCGTCACGCGCGGCGCGAGCGACCTGGGTCTGACCGTCGGTTCGCTGGGCTTCTTTCCTGCGATGGACGTGGTGCGCCAGGCGCTGCCGATGGTGCTGACCATGCTCAAGATGGCGCTCGTCATCTGCATCCCGCTGGTGCTGCTGATCGGCACCTACGACCTGAAGACGGTGGTGACGGTGAGCTGCGTCCAGTTCGCGCTGTTCTTCGTGGACTTCTGGTTCCAGCTCGCGCGCTGGATCGACAGCACGATCCTGGATGCGCTCTACGGCTGGGGGTTTGGCGCGGACAGGCCTCACACGAACTTCGATCCGTTGATCGGTTTGAACAACGCCTTTGGCGACATGTTGCTGAACTTCGTCATGGCGATGATGTTCATCGTGCTGCCGACGTTTTGGGTCATGGCATTGGCTTGGGCAGGCGTTCGCACGGGAAATATCGTGCAGGGGTTGTCCACCGCCACCTCGGACGCCAAGGGCGCTGGGGGGCGTGGCGCTGGTATGGCAATGAGCGCCGTATCGAAGAAGTGA
- the mobH gene encoding MobH family relaxase: protein MLSLFQRKRVPPTAGTPPTSGIETPKGSMRPESAASLLATPRRQKLLEHIWQRTSLSRRQFAALYLAPLERYAELVQQFPASENHHHAYPGGMLDHGLEIVAYALKLRQSYLLPAGVTPEAQAAQAEAWTAGTAYAALLHDIGKIAVDLHVEHADGSVWHPWHGPLRKPYRFRYRKEREYRLHSAATGLLYARLLDRDIFDWLSGYPDLWAALLYVLAGQYEHAGTLGELVVQADQASVAQELGGDPSKALAAPKHALQRKLLDGLRYLLKEEFKLNQAGPADGWLTQDALWLVSKTVSDKLRAHLLSQGIDGIPASNTAVFNVLQDHGIVQPTPDGKAIWKATVTSDAGWSHAFTFLKLSPAMIWDAADRPAPFAGRVQVEEEQAEPQAPAVADGPRAEGIEAASASAVPIASTATDAGVAALLDLLGDTAPPATPEIPSSPVAEPEPAPSTMPPPQMSLASSQDRAEPSGAHFMAWLRQSIQTRKLIINDAKALVHTVAGTTYLVSPGVFQRYAQEYLQVAALAKQEKLEGWQWVQKRFEKLGQHRKQPSGLNIWTCEVTGPRKSRRLHGYLLVSPDALFQETPPDNPYLRLLNEAAKREDSALGAKDDDQA from the coding sequence ATGCTCTCGCTGTTCCAGCGCAAACGGGTGCCACCCACCGCCGGCACACCGCCCACCTCCGGCATCGAAACTCCAAAAGGGTCGATGCGGCCGGAGTCGGCCGCATCGCTGCTGGCCACGCCGCGCCGGCAGAAACTACTGGAACACATCTGGCAGCGCACATCGCTCTCACGCCGACAGTTCGCCGCGCTCTACCTCGCCCCACTGGAGCGCTACGCCGAGCTGGTCCAGCAGTTCCCGGCCTCCGAGAACCACCACCACGCCTATCCGGGCGGCATGCTGGACCACGGTCTGGAGATCGTCGCCTATGCGCTGAAGCTGCGGCAGTCATACCTGCTGCCTGCGGGCGTCACGCCGGAGGCACAGGCGGCCCAGGCCGAAGCCTGGACCGCAGGCACGGCCTACGCGGCCCTGCTGCACGACATCGGCAAGATTGCGGTCGATCTGCACGTCGAACATGCCGACGGCAGCGTCTGGCATCCCTGGCACGGCCCGCTGCGAAAGCCCTACCGCTTCCGTTACCGAAAGGAGCGCGAGTACCGCCTGCACAGCGCCGCCACCGGGCTGCTCTACGCGCGCCTTCTCGATCGGGACATCTTCGACTGGCTCAGCGGCTATCCCGACCTCTGGGCCGCGCTGCTGTACGTGCTGGCCGGCCAGTACGAGCACGCCGGCACGCTCGGCGAACTGGTCGTGCAGGCCGACCAGGCATCGGTCGCCCAGGAACTCGGCGGCGATCCCAGCAAGGCGCTGGCGGCGCCCAAGCATGCGCTGCAACGCAAATTGCTCGACGGCTTGCGCTACCTGCTCAAGGAAGAATTCAAGTTGAACCAGGCCGGTCCGGCGGACGGTTGGCTGACCCAGGACGCTCTGTGGCTGGTGAGCAAGACCGTCTCCGACAAGCTGCGCGCCCATCTGCTGTCGCAGGGCATCGACGGCATCCCGGCGAGCAACACGGCGGTGTTCAACGTGCTGCAGGATCACGGCATCGTGCAACCGACGCCGGATGGCAAGGCGATCTGGAAGGCTACCGTCACCAGCGACGCCGGCTGGTCGCACGCCTTCACCTTCCTGAAACTCTCGCCGGCGATGATCTGGGATGCCGCTGACCGGCCGGCGCCGTTCGCAGGCCGTGTGCAGGTCGAGGAGGAACAGGCGGAGCCGCAGGCGCCGGCGGTGGCCGATGGGCCGCGCGCCGAAGGCATCGAAGCTGCATCCGCGAGCGCGGTGCCGATCGCATCCACAGCCACGGATGCCGGCGTGGCCGCGCTGCTCGACCTGCTGGGCGACACCGCTCCACCCGCGACACCGGAGATCCCGAGTTCCCCTGTTGCCGAGCCCGAGCCGGCCCCTTCGACCATGCCCCCGCCGCAGATGAGCCTCGCGTCTTCCCAGGATCGCGCGGAGCCCTCCGGGGCGCACTTCATGGCCTGGCTGCGTCAGAGCATCCAGACGCGCAAGCTCATCATCAACGACGCCAAGGCCCTGGTGCATACCGTCGCCGGTACGACCTACCTCGTCAGCCCCGGCGTGTTCCAGCGCTACGCGCAGGAGTACCTTCAAGTCGCCGCGCTGGCCAAGCAGGAGAAGCTGGAGGGGTGGCAGTGGGTGCAGAAGCGCTTCGAGAAGTTGGGACAGCACCGCAAGCAGCCGAGCGGGCTGAACATCTGGACCTGCGAAGTCACGGGGCCGCGCAAGTCGCGCCGGCTGCACGGCTACCTGCTCGTCAGCCCGGATGCGCTGTTCCAGGAGACGCCGCCAGACAACCCATACCTGCGGCTCCTCAACGAGGCCGCAAAGCGCGAAGATTCAGCCCTTGGGGCCAAGGACGACGATCAGGCGTAG
- a CDS encoding type IV toxin-antitoxin system AbiEi family antitoxin domain-containing protein: MDRNSRHQVIKRLQAGLSRGAPFDLATLSQFGVSPQLAAHYADGGWLVRLAHGVYAFPNDEFGVYGALKFLQQRVPGLHVGGKSALALQGVRHNLGSRETLVLWGDGRFVLPAWFTSRFPARYVHARLFDWPDTTLASKTLTTPPGLPEDLRVAASERAVLELLYEAGVKQSLEEARNLFDGLRSPRKDLLGQLLSCCASVKAVRLFLTWARETSLVDVDALLEQYPVRTGSNTRWMSRLDDGTLLSLRPHG, from the coding sequence ATGGATCGAAATTCTCGGCACCAGGTAATCAAGCGACTGCAGGCGGGACTCTCCCGTGGGGCGCCGTTCGACCTTGCCACCCTGAGCCAGTTCGGGGTGTCGCCCCAGCTCGCCGCCCACTATGCCGACGGCGGGTGGCTCGTGCGCCTGGCCCATGGCGTCTATGCCTTCCCGAACGATGAGTTCGGGGTCTACGGTGCGCTGAAGTTCCTGCAACAGCGTGTGCCCGGCCTGCACGTCGGCGGCAAGAGCGCCCTGGCCCTGCAGGGTGTGCGGCACAACCTGGGCAGCCGGGAGACGCTGGTGCTGTGGGGCGACGGTCGTTTCGTGTTGCCGGCCTGGTTCACCTCGCGCTTTCCGGCCCGCTACGTCCACGCCCGCCTGTTCGACTGGCCGGACACGACGCTGGCCAGCAAGACCCTGACCACGCCGCCTGGCCTGCCCGAGGATCTGCGGGTGGCTGCCTCCGAGCGTGCCGTTCTGGAGCTGCTGTACGAAGCCGGCGTCAAGCAGAGCCTCGAAGAGGCCCGCAACCTCTTCGATGGACTGCGTTCCCCCCGCAAGGACTTGCTCGGACAACTGCTGTCCTGCTGCGCCAGCGTGAAGGCCGTGCGCCTGTTCCTCACCTGGGCGCGCGAGACCAGCCTCGTGGATGTCGATGCCCTGCTGGAGCAGTACCCGGTTCGCACCGGCAGCAACACGCGCTGGATGAGCCGGCTCGATGACGGCACCTTGCTAAGCCTGAGACCTCATGGATAA
- a CDS encoding integrase arm-type DNA-binding domain-containing protein — protein sequence MALSDLAVRQAKATGKAYTLPDLDGLSLAVTAAGGRTWHFRYYWAGKQKRMSLGTYPEVTLREARSLRDEARALLAKGTNPRVHRKQKRTAVRLADENTFEAVYRKWLKHRGLSLKEGRQTTLSILPRIFDKDVLPALGKRSVYEIKRPDLLDVIAKIEKRRALSVAEKVRTWFNQLFRYALVIVPGLEQNPASDLDVVALPLPPVNHNPFLRMAELPKLLQRLRSYRGRRQTQLGLRLLLLTGVRTGELRQAMPDQFDLDRGLWIIPPDVVKQLQLDMRKKRQQPKDIPPYIVPLSIQAMEIVRHLLDEFKPAQRYLFRHDSDLKKRISENTLNGALKRMGYQERLTGHGIRGTMSTALNEIGYPKVWVDAQLSHVDPNKVSATYNHAEYVEQRRRMMQDWADRLDLFEQNQVEAASMPLTVHLEGVPAFPNEQTASAPSTPVAASPILLVTKPGDAMPLVSAAAHRLPAVPPPRSAAPLVPSDIQRERMELFDVFEAPHNLPVAAFAKMAGKSRRWISYEIKAGNLLALNVGNRGQRVPDWHLDPLKHELIQSVLKLTRGADPWQIYHALLQPRSMLRGHSALEGVTASNLDKLVMAVSAAVKESEWTPLRVGVA from the coding sequence ATGGCACTCTCAGACCTGGCCGTTCGGCAGGCCAAGGCAACTGGCAAGGCATACACCCTCCCTGACTTGGATGGCCTCTCCCTGGCCGTCACGGCTGCAGGGGGCAGGACTTGGCACTTCCGCTACTACTGGGCGGGCAAGCAGAAGCGGATGTCGCTCGGCACCTACCCGGAGGTGACGCTTCGCGAGGCCCGCAGCCTGCGCGACGAAGCGCGCGCCCTGCTGGCCAAAGGCACCAATCCTCGCGTTCACCGCAAGCAGAAGCGCACCGCTGTCCGGCTCGCCGACGAAAACACCTTCGAGGCGGTGTATCGCAAGTGGCTCAAGCATCGCGGGCTCAGCCTCAAGGAAGGCCGGCAGACGACCCTTTCGATACTTCCGCGCATCTTCGACAAGGATGTGCTGCCCGCCTTGGGCAAGCGGTCGGTCTATGAGATCAAGCGTCCCGACCTCTTGGACGTGATTGCCAAGATCGAGAAGCGCAGGGCGCTCTCCGTCGCCGAGAAAGTCAGGACGTGGTTCAACCAACTGTTCCGCTACGCGCTGGTGATCGTGCCGGGCCTGGAGCAGAACCCTGCCTCCGATCTCGATGTGGTGGCGCTGCCGCTGCCACCCGTCAACCACAACCCGTTCCTGCGCATGGCCGAGCTGCCGAAGCTGTTGCAGCGGCTGCGCAGCTATCGCGGCAGGCGGCAGACCCAGCTCGGGCTGCGGCTGTTGCTGCTGACCGGCGTGCGAACCGGCGAGCTGCGACAGGCGATGCCGGATCAATTCGATCTGGACCGTGGGTTGTGGATCATCCCGCCCGACGTCGTGAAGCAACTCCAGTTGGATATGCGCAAGAAGCGGCAGCAGCCGAAGGACATCCCGCCCTACATCGTGCCTTTGTCGATTCAGGCCATGGAGATCGTCCGGCACCTGCTTGATGAGTTCAAGCCGGCCCAGCGCTACCTGTTCCGGCACGACAGCGACTTGAAGAAGCGCATCAGCGAGAACACGCTCAATGGTGCCCTCAAGCGCATGGGCTATCAGGAACGCCTGACCGGACACGGCATCCGCGGCACGATGTCCACTGCGCTCAACGAGATCGGCTACCCGAAGGTCTGGGTGGATGCACAGCTCTCGCATGTCGATCCCAACAAGGTCAGCGCGACCTACAACCATGCCGAGTACGTGGAGCAGCGTCGCCGCATGATGCAGGACTGGGCCGATCGGCTCGACCTCTTCGAGCAGAACCAGGTCGAGGCGGCCAGCATGCCGCTCACCGTGCATCTGGAAGGCGTGCCCGCGTTCCCGAATGAGCAAACCGCAAGCGCACCCTCCACGCCGGTTGCCGCTTCGCCAATCCTGCTCGTGACGAAGCCGGGTGACGCCATGCCGTTGGTTTCTGCCGCCGCACATCGGCTACCGGCGGTTCCGCCCCCTCGATCGGCCGCGCCGCTGGTGCCTTCGGACATTCAGCGCGAGAGGATGGAGCTGTTCGATGTCTTCGAAGCGCCGCACAACCTTCCCGTCGCGGCGTTTGCCAAGATGGCGGGTAAATCCCGCAGGTGGATCAGCTACGAGATCAAGGCGGGCAACTTGCTGGCGTTGAACGTAGGCAATCGCGGCCAGCGTGTACCGGACTGGCACCTCGACCCACTCAAGCACGAGCTGATCCAGTCCGTCCTGAAGCTGACCAGGGGTGCGGACCCTTGGCAGATCTACCATGCACTGCTGCAACCGCGCTCGATGCTGCGGGGGCATTCGGCACTGGAGGGCGTGACGGCCAGCAATCTCGACAAGCTCGTCATGGCAGTGAGCGCAGCCGTAAAGGAAAGCGAATGGACCCCGCTGCGAGTCGGAGTCGCCTAG
- a CDS encoding nucleotidyl transferase AbiEii/AbiGii toxin family protein — MDKTYADTVRLLLAVAPDVFANHIFAMKGGTAINLFVRDMPRLSVDIDVVYLPWQTPRDEALQAINQELAAIATRVVPLGVQTRLVRAKDLGDTKLIVENDAHQVKIEVNVVFRGSVLPVERRPLSARTSDLFGVEFELPVLAPDELYASKLVAALDRQHPRDLFDVWQLFESGGISDGMVECFVIYLAGHNRPPHEVLFGNDKDIAGEYERAFVGMTEVDCSLETLLDARARMRRELPQRLSTAHKQFLSGLARAEPDWSLVQCQHAAQLPALRWKLANLETFRKRRPDDFAAQSAALDTGLGQS, encoded by the coding sequence ATGGATAAGACCTACGCGGACACCGTTCGCCTGCTGCTGGCCGTCGCGCCCGACGTGTTCGCCAACCACATCTTCGCCATGAAGGGCGGCACGGCCATCAACCTCTTCGTGCGGGACATGCCGCGCCTGTCGGTGGACATCGACGTGGTGTACCTCCCGTGGCAGACGCCGCGCGACGAAGCGCTGCAAGCCATCAACCAGGAGCTGGCCGCCATCGCCACGCGTGTTGTACCGCTGGGCGTGCAGACACGCCTGGTTCGCGCCAAGGACCTGGGGGACACCAAGCTGATCGTCGAGAACGACGCCCACCAGGTGAAGATCGAGGTCAACGTCGTGTTCCGAGGCAGTGTGCTGCCCGTCGAGCGGCGGCCGCTGAGCGCCAGGACCAGCGATCTGTTCGGCGTCGAGTTCGAGCTGCCGGTTCTGGCACCGGACGAGCTGTACGCCAGCAAGCTGGTGGCCGCGCTGGATCGGCAGCACCCCCGCGACCTGTTCGACGTGTGGCAGCTCTTTGAGTCGGGCGGCATCAGCGACGGCATGGTCGAGTGCTTCGTGATCTATCTGGCGGGCCACAACCGGCCGCCCCACGAAGTGCTGTTCGGCAACGACAAGGACATCGCCGGCGAGTACGAGCGGGCCTTTGTCGGCATGACCGAAGTGGACTGCTCCCTGGAGACACTGCTCGACGCTCGCGCCAGGATGCGGCGCGAGCTGCCACAGCGACTGAGCACCGCGCACAAGCAGTTTCTGAGCGGGCTGGCGCGCGCAGAACCGGACTGGTCGTTGGTGCAGTGCCAGCACGCCGCGCAACTGCCGGCACTGCGCTGGAAGCTCGCCAATCTCGAAACCTTCCGCAAGCGCCGTCCCGACGACTTCGCAGCGCAATCCGCCGCCCTCGACACCGGCTTGGGCCAGAGCTGA
- a CDS encoding DUF3742 family protein yields MSMTANTHNGRWSHRLGRGAGRAWRGYLRREQRVAGWLVTREVPAGAATAVLWIVKLAVLGALLYSAFWLALLLAFAVTAAWLVQHDDPDQEEPQPEWREGPNGFGLYDKSDWRIDPHVTDDD; encoded by the coding sequence ATGAGCATGACCGCCAACACGCACAACGGGCGCTGGAGCCACCGGCTGGGCCGGGGGGCTGGCCGTGCCTGGCGTGGATACCTGCGCCGCGAGCAGCGTGTCGCCGGCTGGCTGGTGACGCGCGAGGTGCCTGCGGGCGCGGCGACGGCGGTGCTCTGGATCGTCAAGCTCGCCGTGCTCGGTGCGCTGCTCTACTCCGCGTTCTGGCTGGCCCTGCTGCTCGCCTTTGCGGTGACTGCTGCATGGCTCGTGCAGCACGACGACCCTGATCAAGAGGAACCGCAACCCGAGTGGAGGGAAGGCCCCAACGGCTTCGGGCTTTATGACAAGAGCGACTGGCGCATCGACCCGCATGTGACCGACGACGACTGA